CAGGCTGGTGAAGGCACGCAGCAGCAGAGCACCGATAGGCATCACGACAGTTGCCGTGATGTAAATCGCCGAGAAGAGGCAGAGCGGCCAACGGAGCCTGCTCAGACGGAAGGGTCGCGGTCGCGTGGCTTTCCCACCGAGGGTTACGAAGCGTCGGGTATTGCCGAGCAATCGTCCCTGCAGCCAGACCAGGACGCAGACGACGGCAAGCATCAGCACGGCGGCGGTTGCCACCAGCCCGTGATCGGGACGGGCCGACGCTACGCCGTTGTTGTAGAGGAACGTGGTCAGCACGGTGATGCCGGCGGGATCCCCGAATACCAATGGAATGGCCAACAGCTCCAATCCCACCGTGAAATTCAGCACCGCACTGTAGGCGACGGCCGGCAGCAATAGCGGCAGCGTGATCCGCCATAGGGTTCTCAATGTGCCGGCACCGGCCACGCGCGCAGCCTCTTCCAACGTCGGATCGGTGATCGAAGCCGACGACATGCAATAGATGTAGGCGACAGGCGCTTGCGACACACCGGCGATCATCGCCATACCCGGCAAGGAGTAGAGATTCCACGGCGCGCCGTCGAAGATCGACTGGATCAGGAGCGTCAAATAACCTGCGGGCCCGTAAATCGTGTACCAGCCGAAAGACAACACCAGCGCCGACAGATAGATCGGCCACAGGAAGAGCTCACCAAACAGCCGTGCAAACGGCATGTCGGTGCGACCGAACAGCACGGCCGCCAGCGTGCCGAGCGTCTGCGAAATCAGGGTGGTGAGCGTGGCGAAGACGAACGTATTCCAGATCACCAGGCCGAAGCCATCAGTATGCAACAGACGGCCGAAGTTGCTCAGCGTGAACTGCTGGCCGGAATCGTAGAGGGCGCGGTCCAGCACGGATTGATAGAGGACGGGAAGAAGTGGCGCCGCGATGAGGACAACGGTCAGCAGCGCCATGCCGTACTGGATAGCGGTATCCCGGCCGGGCAACGGTTTCGGCAACGCGTCGACCGCAGCCCCGAGCGTCGTGCTGGCCTCAAGCGACATTGAACGTTTTTTTCCAACGCGCCAGGAAGGTGTCGTAATCCCGCACAGCGTCGCGGTCGTAACCGATGTAGCAGATGTTCTGCTCTCCGACGGCCTGAACGATCGACGAATACGTGTGGCGAATGCCGTCGCCTGGCTTTACTCCTGGACGCGCCGGGGTCAGGCCACCTCGCCCGAACGCACGCTGGCCATCTTCGGAGATGATGTAGTCGAGCATCAACTTTGCAGCGTTGACGTTTTTCGACCCCTTCGGAATGGCCACGCCGCGCAGCACGACCGGCTGACCATCGCCGATGAAGCTCCAGCCGAGGATGCGCGCCCGCGCCGGATCATTGAGACGCGGCCAAAAGGTGATGGCTGAAACGAACCAGCCCGTGACATACTCGCCGGACGTGACCTTTTCGGTCATCGGGCCGCCCGAGCGCTCGAAGCGCGGCGAAAGCTTTGCGAGCTGCGCGAACCAGTCCCATGCCTTCTCACCATGCTTTTTGACGAACGCGTAGCTGATGCCGTAGCCAAAGGTCGTTTGATGGACGCCATAGCTCGTAACGCGATTGCGCCAGGCTTTCTCATTCGAAACTGCGAGCTCCACGAACTCGGCAAGAGTCTTCGGCCGCTTCGCCTCCGGCACCAACGTGTTGTTCCAGATCAGCGCCATTGGATCGGAGGAAACCGTGTAAACCCCGGGAAACGGCTTGGACCAGTCCGGCCACGCCTCGGCTTCGGGTGAAGCGTAGTCGAGGATTTCCCCTCGCTGCTGGAAGTCGATCCATCCGCCCGGATCGGCCGTCGCGATGAGATCGCAGGTGCGGCTGTTCGTGCTGCGCTCAGCAAGATAGCGCTCGAAGCTCTCGCGGGACGCGGGGAGATCAAGCGTCTCCACCTTGATCTTCGGATAGAGCTTGTTGAACCCCTCGATCACCGGCCGCCAGTTTTCAGGCGACATGATCGAATAGATGAGGAGGCTTCCTTCGCGCTGGGCGTCCTCGATAATCTTTTGATAATTCTCAGGATATCCGTTCGGGGTCGCTTGGGCTGGAGCGCCGCGAAGCCCCATCGTGGCCCCCAAGACCGACATTGCCATCAAGCTTCTACGGTTGATGCCCGACATCTTATTGTTTCTCCCGAGAGTGCTATTTGTTATGCACTAATATTGGCGCCAATTTGTGCGCAACGAGTTTTGCGTGTCAAGCCGTCGCGAGTGGGAGGCAGCAATGAAAGTACGGCGGGAGCAGAAGCGACTGCTGGCGGCGGAAATCGGAGCCGCGATTCTGCAAGGCGACTATCGACCGGGCGAATGGTTGCGCCAGATCGATTTGGAAGAAGCGTTCGCTGCGAAGCGCTTCGAGGTTCGCGGCGCGCTCGCGCAACTCGCCGCAAGCGGAATGGTGGCCCACGTCGAAAATCGTGGATATCGGGTTGCGCAACCGGACATGAACGTCGTTCGCGAGATGCTCGCCATCCGCATCCTCCTCGAGGTCGAGGCCGCCACGCAGGCGTTACCCAATATCGGACAGACCGAACTCGAGAGGATAAAAGAGGCTCAGAGGGCGTTCGAAGAAGCTGTGGCGCGCGGCAGCAAAGCAGACCAGGCAAACACAAACGCGACCTTCCACGACGAAATCTATCGCCATGCATCGAACCAATCATTGGCCAGGCTTATCGTCGAGATTCGTAATCGCGCCAGACCAGGTCCGATTGCCTTGTGGCCGTCGTATGCCGACCTACAAAGAAGCGCAGCACACCACGTCGAGATCGTCGCTGCAATCGAGGCGCGCGACGTCGAAGCACTCGTTGCAGCCATACGGCGTCACGTTGCCGAATCAGGCGCCAACTATCCGGCACGCAATCACAGCCCCATCGCTGGACGTTCCGAAGCCTCTGGTTGAGGTGGGTCGACCTTTGGGTCTCCTTGCGCTGTGGCGTGCCCGGCGGTGTACGCCGATCCGACGCGCGCCGCCCCGCATCACCGGCGGCATGGCAAGCCACTAGCTTCTTCTCCCGCGGCGCTCTTCGTCTTCGGCGAGCCGGCCGCGCGGGAACCAGCGACGCCGCCCGACGTTCTAACCCAGAGTGGAGTCCCTCATGAGTACCGAGCGGAATACCCACCATACCGCGATCGCATTTTTCGCGATTGCAGTGATAGTCGCGCTGGTCGCAGCGTTCGCCACGACGTTTGAGCGGGTCGGAACAAGGCAGGTCAACAACGAGACCCCGCCCGGTACGATGGGCCTCGCTAAGCCTCACGCACCACTGGACCGTGCACCGGGCCAGCCGATATCAGGCCACTGAGCAGCACAGATCCCGCCCGACGGCCCACGCTGCCTCCTGACATCCCCCCCATTCGGAACAAAAAGCAGAGGCGTAAAACCAGAAGGCCAACGACATGACACACCCCTTTCCTTACGAGAGCTTCAGATCGGTCAACTCCAGTCCCTCTGTGATCACGGGCAACACGTCGCCGCCCCGGGACCCTGATGACGACGACGAAGACGAGAACGACGAGGAGGAGGACGAGAACACCCCCGACGAACCGGCGGTCGTACGCGAGCCGGACGAAGACTGAGGATCGGTATGGGCTGGGTCCGGGAAATCTTCGTTTCAACGCTCCTGGATCGAGTGCACGGTCCATAGCTTTGGCGCAAAGCCATCGAGGCATTCACGCTCGTCGTCCAACGGTGGAACCCGAAAAAGGCATGGAAGATGTGAGGCGGCTCACATCGCCGCGAAGGATTAAGGCTTACTCCGTCGTGGGGGATGCAACTCCAGACGGAGATGTCGCATGAAGCGCATTATGCTTTCGTTCGTTGCGGCCCTGCTCGTCATCAGTGCGGCCACCAGCGTGCTCAGATCGCATTCGCTTTCTCGCTTTGCGCAGAACGGTATGCCAAACATCGAAGAGCTGCAGACAGGCCGAGCGGGCACGCTGCCCGAGCAGGAGATCGAGGACCGGTCGGTCCAGTTCGCCAAAGAGCGGACGCACTAGAGCACACTGGACCAGAATCTTCGGCTGCGCCCTTTCATTCCGCGGCGGCGGTCGCGGGTCGCGGCCGTTGATCGTTCGGTCCGGTTCGCGCCGTCTGCTCGTCGAGCCAGAGGCTGTGATGTTCGCGTGCCCAATTGACGTCGACCTCGCCCGACCCCATGGCCTCGAACGCGCCCTCCATTCCGATCGTGCCGATATAGACATGCGCGATCATTGCGGCCACGAACAATACGGCCACAATGGAGTGAACAATCTGGGCCATCTGCATACCTTCGATGCCGCTGATATAGAACGGGAACATCAGTTCGTATCCCGTCGCTGCAACGAGGCCGCCCCCGATCACGACGATCCAATAAATCATCTTCTGGCCGGCATTGAAGCGATAGGCCGGCGGATGATCATGACCGACAATGCCCCCTCCCCGCTTGAGCCATGCAACATCCACCTTGTTCGGAATATTTCCGGCGATCCACATCAGGAAGATCAGGACGACGCCGACGGTGAACGGGAAACTCAGATAGTTGTGGGCGTACTTCGCCCATTGGGACCACTCAGAGAAGGCCTCAAAGCCGATCAACGGCAATAGCAGCGGCCGCCCGAAGGTAATGTTCAGTCCTGATATGGCCAGGATGATGAAGCAGGTGGCTGTCATCCAATGCACGAAGCGCTCAAACAGCGTGAAACGCACGATGGTGCGCCCCGATCGCCCGCTTTCGAGACGCACCATGCCACGGGTGAGATAGAAGATCACGAGCACGGCCAGCATGCCGATAATCGCGACGCCGCCGATCCATCGCAGCGTGACGTTGCGAAACTCTCGCCATTCGCGCCCCTGCGGCTGCTCGAGCACGCCCGACCTCTGATCCGGAATGCTGACGCGGCCCTGGATCCGGTTCAGTTCCTGGAGCAGTTGCTGCTCCTTGACGGAGCTTGCGGTCGGGTTGACCTGTTGTGCACCCGCTGGAGTCCCCATCGTCACCAAAAGCAGCGCGCACGCGCCGAACGCCAGGCGAATGAACCTTCCAAATGACGCCATCTGCGCCTCCCGATGTCGCATCCTTGACTGCGGCCCGAGTCAGGACTCGATTGTTTCGCGATACGCGGTCTTCCAGCCCCACGCTCCGGAGCCGTAGCCTCGCTTCATCACGCGTTCCTTGTAGATCTGGGCGATAATCTCGCCGTCGCCTGCGAGCAACGACTTGGTCGAGCACATCTCGGCACACAGCGGCAGCTTGCCCTCGGCGAGCCGGTTCGCGCCGTACTTCTCGTATTCCTCCCTGCTGCCGTCGGCCTCGGGACCGCCGGCGCAGTAGGTGCACTTGTCCATCTTGCCGCGCGAGCCGAAGTTTCCGACCTTGGGATATTGCGGAGCGCCGAACGGACAGGCGTAGAAGCAATATCCGCAGCCGATGCAGAGGTCCTTGGAGTGCAGCACCACGCCATCGGCGGTGGTATAGAAGCAATTCACAGGGCACACCGCCGCGCAAGGTGCGTCAGTGCAGTGCATGCAGGCCATTGAGATCGATCGCTCGCCCGGCTTGCCGTCATTGATGGTGACGACGCGGCGCCGGTTGATGCCCCAGGGCACCTCGTGCTCGTTCTTGCAAGCAGTGACGCAGGCATTGCATTCGATGCAACGGTCGGCGTCGCAGAGGAATTTCATACGTGCCATCGTCGCTGCTCCTTATGCCGCCGCAATCTGACAAAGAGTGACCTTGGGCTCCTGCATGCCCGTCGCGGGATCGTATCCGTAGGTCGTGATGGTGTTCGCACTCTCGCCGAGAACGATCGGATCGGTCCCCTTCGGGTAGGCGCCGCGAAGATCCTTCCCCGCGAACCAGCCGCCGAAGTGGAACGGCATCCACGCGACACCCTTGCCGACACGCTCGGTGACGAGCGCCTTCATCCGCGCCTTCGAATTGTTCTCAGCGCCCGTGACCCAGACCCAACCGCCGTCCTTGATGCCGCGATCAGCGGCATCGGCCGGATTGATCTCGATGAACATGTCCTGCTGCAGTTCGGCAAGCCACGGATTGGTACGCGTCTCCTCGCCGCCGCCCTCATACTCGACCAGACGACCCGAGGAGAGGATGAGCGGAAACTGCTTTGCAATCCCCTTTTCCACGGCAGCCTTCTGCACGGAGAAGCCGATATTGGGCATACGGAACTGCTTGGCATCGGGTAGCGTCGGGTATTTCTCGACGAGATCGACGCGTGGCGTGTAGATCGGCTCGCGATGGACCGGAATCGGATCCGGCAGGCCGAAGGCGTTCATGCGTGCCTTGCCATTCCCATAGGGCACGCAGCCGTGTTTGAGCGCGACCCGCTGGATGCCCCCGGAGAGATCGAGCGACCACGACACCGCATCGGGATTGGCCGGATTGACCTTCATGATCGTGGCCATCTCAGCCTCGGTGAGATCCGTGTCCCAGCCGAGCTTCTTCAGACTCGCCAGCGTGAATTCGGGATAGCCGTCCTGGATTTCGGAATCTTTCGAATAGGACTTGTCCGCCAGCAGGCTGACCTTGCGCGTGGTCCCGTCCGGCAGCTTCTCCTCGCGCTCGATGCCGAAGCGTGGCCGGAACGTGCCGCCGCCGTCCATCACGTGCAGATTGGTGTTGTAGAGCAGCGGCGTACCGGGATGCTTGACCTCTGGTGACCCCCAGCATGGCCAGGGCAGACCGTAATAGTCGCCGCCGACCTCTGGATCGTCCTTGGGCGCCCGCATCGTCAACATGTCGAACTTCGACTGGTTCTTCATGTGTGCCTTGAGCCGCTCCGGCGATTGCCCGCAATAGCCGGTCGACCAGCTCCCGCGATTCATCTCGCGCAGCACGTCCTCGGCCTCGGGAAGATTGCCCTCGACCTTGATGTTCTTGAACATCTTGTCGGCAAAGCCGAGCTTCTTCGCCATCAAATAGATGACTTCGAGATCGTCCTTCGACTCGAAAACCGGCTTGACGATTTGCTCGCCCCACTGCAGCGACCGGTTCGATGCGACGCGCGAGCCCTTGCACTCGAATTGCGTCGCAACCGGCAGAATATAGACGCCGTCTTTGCGTCCCGCCTCGACCGAAAGCGAGGCCCATGTGGTCGGATGCGGGTCGGCAATGACGAGCAACTCGAGCGCCTTCAGGCCCTTAAGGGATTCCGGAATGCGGGTGATGCTGTTTGAAGCGTGCCCCTGCACGAACACCGCTCGCACATTGTCCTTCTGCGCGACTTGATCTTTCGGCAGCGTCACCGCCTCGAACCAGCGCGTGAGCGGAATGCCGGGCGTTTCCATGATCTGTTTGGAATCGAAGCGCGACTTCAGGTAATCGTAGTCGACCTCCCAGACCCGCGACCAGTGCTTCCACGCACCCTCGGCGAGGCCGTAGTAGAACGGCAGTGTCACGATATCGAGCCCAACGTCGGTCGCGCCCTGCACGTTGTCATGGCCACGGAAGATGTTGGCACCCGCACCGGCCTTGCCGACGTTGCCGGTCATCAGCAATGCAATGCAGCTTGCGCGGACATTGGCGGTGCCGACCGTCTTCTGGGTCTGGCCCATGGCCCAGATCAGGGTGGCCGGCTTCTCCGTCGCGAACATCTTGGCAACGCGCTTGAGCTGTTCGCCGGGAATGCCGCTGACGCGCTCGACCTCTTCCGGAGTCCACTTCTCCACCTCCTTGCGGAGGTCGTCGAAGCCGTAGACGCGCTGCTGAATGAATTCCTTGTCTTCCCAGCCGTTGTTCAGGATGTGCCACATCATGCCGTACAGCACCGGGATATCCGTTCCCGGCCGCATGCGCACATACTCCGTCGCATGCGCCGCCGTGCGCGTCATGCGCGGGTCGATGACGATGAAGTTGGCCCTTTGCAGCTCCTTGCCCTCGAGCAGATGCTGCAGCGATACCGGATGCGCCTCCGCGGGATTGCCACCCAGCACGACCTGGGTCTTGGCATTGCGAATGTCATTGTAGCTGTTGGTCATCGCGCCGTAGCCCCAGGTGTTGGCCACGCCGGTGACGGTGGTGGAATGACAAATCCGCGCCTGATGATCGGTGTTGTTCGTTCCCCAGAACGCCCCGAGCTTGCGGAATAGATAGGCGCCTTCGTTGGTCATCTTGGCCGATCCGAGCCAATAGACGGAGTCGGGGCCTGACTTCTCGCGAACTTCGACGATCTTGTCGCCAATCTCGTCGATCGCGGTCTCCCAGGCGACGCGCGTCCATTGTCCGTTCACGAGCTTCATCGGATAGCGCAAGCGCCGCTCGCTGTGCACCAGCTCGCGCACGGAAGCGCCCTTCGCGCAATGCGAGCCGCGATTGATGGGAGACTCCCAGCTCGGCTCCTGGCCGATCCAGACCCCGTTCAATACTTCCGCGGTCACGGTGCATCCGACCGAACAATGCGTGCAGATGCTTTTCCTGACGGCGGCGCCTGCGGTCAGCGGGCCCGCCACGGCGGCTTCCGCCTTGCGCACGCCGGACATCGGCATGACGCCGAGCGCCGCGAGCGCGCCACCCGCAAGACCGGACCGGCGCAGGAAGGTGCGGCGATCAAGACCGCCGGCTTGGCCTGCCAGCGCGTCCGCGACAGAGCCGCGGCGGTCGGATCCGGAATGTTGATGTGTTCGCTTGATAAGCACGGGCAGCCTCCCTCAGGCGGGATAGCGGTTGACGCGATAAAAGGCCTTCACGTGATCGGATTCCTTGTAGCGCGCCTTGCGCTTCTCATCATTGTTCTCGCTGTCGGCCTCAGCGGAGCCGACGAGCGGCGTCGCCAGCGTTGCGCTCGCGCCCACTGCGCCGATGCCGACCTTGCGAAGGAAGTCCCGCCGTCCGGCGGCCGCTTTCTTTTCGTCGTTCATTGCACCTCTCCCGGGCCTACGCGTGGCTGGTCAATGGGCGAACGTGAATGCTTGCCTCTCGATCTCGATAAACAGACGACCAAGCGTTCCGACCGCGCGATAGAAATTTGCGCTTGCCGCCCGCTCCATGTCGGCGAACAGGC
The DNA window shown above is from Bradyrhizobium sp. CB1650 and carries:
- a CDS encoding iron ABC transporter permease; translated protein: MSLEASTTLGAAVDALPKPLPGRDTAIQYGMALLTVVLIAAPLLPVLYQSVLDRALYDSGQQFTLSNFGRLLHTDGFGLVIWNTFVFATLTTLISQTLGTLAAVLFGRTDMPFARLFGELFLWPIYLSALVLSFGWYTIYGPAGYLTLLIQSIFDGAPWNLYSLPGMAMIAGVSQAPVAYIYCMSSASITDPTLEEAARVAGAGTLRTLWRITLPLLLPAVAYSAVLNFTVGLELLAIPLVFGDPAGITVLTTFLYNNGVASARPDHGLVATAAVLMLAVVCVLVWLQGRLLGNTRRFVTLGGKATRPRPFRLSRLRWPLCLFSAIYITATVVMPIGALLLRAFTSLLSPMVPVADVLTFSNFASMLEYPVYPRSIWNSFIVSTLGGVVATAMVGLIAIIILRSDFRWRAPLHYVALFPRAVPGVVAGIGFFYAFALVPGLGGLRNTIWILVAAFTMHFIPVGLGAVAPMLLQMSPDFDRAARTQGADWWTASWRIVLPLLRPALVACFIILFITFFKEYTTAIFLFAPGSEVIGTTLLQAWTQGEVGLVSALATVQVLVIGICVTAARAILGVKLYG
- a CDS encoding formate dehydrogenase subunit gamma → MASFGRFIRLAFGACALLLVTMGTPAGAQQVNPTASSVKEQQLLQELNRIQGRVSIPDQRSGVLEQPQGREWREFRNVTLRWIGGVAIIGMLAVLVIFYLTRGMVRLESGRSGRTIVRFTLFERFVHWMTATCFIILAISGLNITFGRPLLLPLIGFEAFSEWSQWAKYAHNYLSFPFTVGVVLIFLMWIAGNIPNKVDVAWLKRGGGIVGHDHPPAYRFNAGQKMIYWIVVIGGGLVAATGYELMFPFYISGIEGMQMAQIVHSIVAVLFVAAMIAHVYIGTIGMEGAFEAMGSGEVDVNWAREHHSLWLDEQTARTGPNDQRPRPATAAAE
- a CDS encoding GntR family transcriptional regulator gives rise to the protein MKVRREQKRLLAAEIGAAILQGDYRPGEWLRQIDLEEAFAAKRFEVRGALAQLAASGMVAHVENRGYRVAQPDMNVVREMLAIRILLEVEAATQALPNIGQTELERIKEAQRAFEEAVARGSKADQANTNATFHDEIYRHASNQSLARLIVEIRNRARPGPIALWPSYADLQRSAAHHVEIVAAIEARDVEALVAAIRRHVAESGANYPARNHSPIAGRSEASG
- a CDS encoding twin-arginine translocation signal domain-containing protein gives rise to the protein MNDEKKAAAGRRDFLRKVGIGAVGASATLATPLVGSAEADSENNDEKRKARYKESDHVKAFYRVNRYPA
- a CDS encoding extracellular solute-binding protein; amino-acid sequence: MSGINRRSLMAMSVLGATMGLRGAPAQATPNGYPENYQKIIEDAQREGSLLIYSIMSPENWRPVIEGFNKLYPKIKVETLDLPASRESFERYLAERSTNSRTCDLIATADPGGWIDFQQRGEILDYASPEAEAWPDWSKPFPGVYTVSSDPMALIWNNTLVPEAKRPKTLAEFVELAVSNEKAWRNRVTSYGVHQTTFGYGISYAFVKKHGEKAWDWFAQLAKLSPRFERSGGPMTEKVTSGEYVTGWFVSAITFWPRLNDPARARILGWSFIGDGQPVVLRGVAIPKGSKNVNAAKLMLDYIISEDGQRAFGRGGLTPARPGVKPGDGIRHTYSSIVQAVGEQNICYIGYDRDAVRDYDTFLARWKKTFNVA
- the fdh3B gene encoding formate dehydrogenase FDH3 subunit beta, with the protein product MARMKFLCDADRCIECNACVTACKNEHEVPWGINRRRVVTINDGKPGERSISMACMHCTDAPCAAVCPVNCFYTTADGVVLHSKDLCIGCGYCFYACPFGAPQYPKVGNFGSRGKMDKCTYCAGGPEADGSREEYEKYGANRLAEGKLPLCAEMCSTKSLLAGDGEIIAQIYKERVMKRGYGSGAWGWKTAYRETIES
- a CDS encoding formate dehydrogenase subunit alpha gives rise to the protein MLIKRTHQHSGSDRRGSVADALAGQAGGLDRRTFLRRSGLAGGALAALGVMPMSGVRKAEAAVAGPLTAGAAVRKSICTHCSVGCTVTAEVLNGVWIGQEPSWESPINRGSHCAKGASVRELVHSERRLRYPMKLVNGQWTRVAWETAIDEIGDKIVEVREKSGPDSVYWLGSAKMTNEGAYLFRKLGAFWGTNNTDHQARICHSTTVTGVANTWGYGAMTNSYNDIRNAKTQVVLGGNPAEAHPVSLQHLLEGKELQRANFIVIDPRMTRTAAHATEYVRMRPGTDIPVLYGMMWHILNNGWEDKEFIQQRVYGFDDLRKEVEKWTPEEVERVSGIPGEQLKRVAKMFATEKPATLIWAMGQTQKTVGTANVRASCIALLMTGNVGKAGAGANIFRGHDNVQGATDVGLDIVTLPFYYGLAEGAWKHWSRVWEVDYDYLKSRFDSKQIMETPGIPLTRWFEAVTLPKDQVAQKDNVRAVFVQGHASNSITRIPESLKGLKALELLVIADPHPTTWASLSVEAGRKDGVYILPVATQFECKGSRVASNRSLQWGEQIVKPVFESKDDLEVIYLMAKKLGFADKMFKNIKVEGNLPEAEDVLREMNRGSWSTGYCGQSPERLKAHMKNQSKFDMLTMRAPKDDPEVGGDYYGLPWPCWGSPEVKHPGTPLLYNTNLHVMDGGGTFRPRFGIEREEKLPDGTTRKVSLLADKSYSKDSEIQDGYPEFTLASLKKLGWDTDLTEAEMATIMKVNPANPDAVSWSLDLSGGIQRVALKHGCVPYGNGKARMNAFGLPDPIPVHREPIYTPRVDLVEKYPTLPDAKQFRMPNIGFSVQKAAVEKGIAKQFPLILSSGRLVEYEGGGEETRTNPWLAELQQDMFIEINPADAADRGIKDGGWVWVTGAENNSKARMKALVTERVGKGVAWMPFHFGGWFAGKDLRGAYPKGTDPIVLGESANTITTYGYDPATGMQEPKVTLCQIAAA